From the Limosilactobacillus panis genome, one window contains:
- the recF gene encoding DNA replication/repair protein RecF (All proteins in this family for which functions are known are DNA-binding proteins that assist the filamentation of RecA onto DNA for the initiation of recombination or recombinational repair.): MILTELHLRHFRNYEDQTVHFAPGVNVLIGRNAQGKTNMLEAIYALSLTRSHRTNNDRELINWQSQTATISGVVQRATGKVPLELQFTKEGKRAKVNHLEQARLSQYIGNLNAILFAPEDLSLVKGAPSLRRRFMDMEFSQMSSKYLYDASQFRTLLRQRNKYLKQLKYGQQHDQVLLDVLSDQLAAYGAEVIVARHHFLQQLEKWAADLHYQISLHKEELRLVYATQLKVGDETTVDQAYQQLLTIYKENKAKEIDQGSTMYGPQRDDIRFMVNGKNVHSFGSQGQQRTTALSVKLAEIDLMKSQTGEYPLLLLDDVLSELDTVRQTHLLKAIQNKVQTFLTTTSLSDVARQLINEPTIFKIKDGTLIKEEA; this comes from the coding sequence ATGATTCTGACAGAATTGCACCTGCGTCATTTCCGCAATTACGAGGATCAAACAGTCCATTTTGCGCCGGGAGTGAACGTCCTGATTGGCCGGAATGCACAGGGGAAGACGAATATGTTAGAGGCAATTTATGCGCTGTCACTGACCCGGAGCCACCGGACCAACAATGACCGGGAACTCATCAATTGGCAATCCCAGACCGCAACAATCAGTGGGGTCGTGCAAAGGGCAACCGGGAAGGTGCCCTTAGAACTGCAGTTTACCAAGGAGGGTAAGCGGGCCAAGGTGAACCACCTTGAGCAGGCGCGTTTATCTCAATACATTGGTAACCTGAACGCCATCCTGTTTGCACCGGAGGACTTATCACTGGTCAAAGGGGCTCCGTCCTTACGCCGTCGGTTTATGGATATGGAATTCAGTCAGATGAGTAGCAAGTACTTATACGATGCCAGCCAGTTCCGGACCCTCCTGCGCCAGCGCAATAAGTACCTCAAACAGTTGAAATATGGTCAACAGCATGACCAGGTCCTATTGGACGTTTTATCAGACCAGTTGGCCGCGTATGGTGCCGAGGTGATTGTTGCCCGGCATCATTTTTTACAGCAATTGGAGAAGTGGGCGGCTGACCTCCACTACCAGATTTCGCTGCACAAGGAGGAACTGCGGCTAGTCTACGCGACCCAGCTCAAGGTTGGTGATGAGACGACAGTTGACCAGGCCTACCAGCAGTTGTTGACGATTTACAAGGAAAATAAGGCCAAGGAAATCGACCAGGGGAGCACAATGTATGGTCCCCAGCGTGATGACATCCGCTTCATGGTTAACGGGAAAAACGTCCATTCGTTTGGCTCCCAAGGACAGCAGCGGACCACGGCACTATCCGTCAAGCTGGCCGAGATTGACCTGATGAAATCGCAGACGGGAGAATACCCATTATTACTGTTGGATGATGTCTTGTCGGAACTGGACACGGTCCGGCAGACTCACCTGTTAAAGGCGATTCAGAATAAAGTTCAGACATTTCTGACGACCACCAGCCTGAGTGATGTTGCCCGTCAGCTAATCAACGAACCGACGATCTTCAAAATAAAGGACGGTACATTAATTAAGGAGGAAGCATAG
- the gyrB gene encoding DNA topoisomerase (ATP-hydrolyzing) subunit B, which translates to MSDEQKETKAQLASEYDASQIQVLKGLDAVRKRPGMYIGSTSAQGLHHLVWEIVDNGIDEALAGFCDEINVEVNPDNSITVKDNGRGIPVDIQEQTGKPALETVFTVLHAGGKFGGGGYKVSGGLHGVGASVVNALSTELDVKVARQGKRYYMDFDHGHVKTAMKVIDDHLPENEHGTTVHFKPDPAIFRETTTYNIKTLTTRLRELAFLNKGLKITIEDKREENPKRKEFHYEGGIRHYVDFLNEDKTTLFEPPIYVEGKENGITVEVSLQYTDSYRSELLTFTNNIHTYEGGTHETGFKMALTRVINDYGHKAGILKSNETLSGDDVREGMTAVVSIKHPDPQFEGQTKTKLGNSDARTATDHVFAATFNRFLLEHPDEARQIIEKGQLASKARVAAKRAREVTRKKSGLEISNLPGKLADNTSKDPNISELFIVEGDSAGGSAKQGRSRLTQAILPIRGKILNVEKATLDRVLANDEIRSLFTALGTGFGDDFDITKANYHKLIIMTDADVDGAHIRTLLLTLIYRFMRPMITHGYVYIAQPPLYQVRQGKFVKYIESDEELQQVVSSLQPSPKPVIQRYKGLGEMDAEQLWETTMDPANRHLLRVQLDDAEQANQIFPMLMGTKVGPRRDFIEQNAKFVENLDL; encoded by the coding sequence GTGAGCGACGAACAAAAAGAAACGAAAGCGCAACTAGCGAGTGAATACGATGCCAGCCAAATTCAGGTCTTAAAGGGACTAGACGCGGTCCGGAAACGTCCCGGGATGTACATCGGATCGACCTCAGCCCAGGGCCTCCACCACCTGGTATGGGAAATCGTTGATAACGGGATTGACGAAGCCTTAGCTGGTTTCTGTGACGAAATCAACGTTGAGGTCAACCCGGACAACAGTATCACGGTCAAAGACAACGGGCGTGGTATCCCGGTTGACATCCAAGAACAAACTGGTAAACCCGCTTTGGAAACGGTCTTCACGGTTCTGCATGCCGGTGGTAAGTTCGGCGGTGGCGGCTACAAGGTTTCCGGTGGACTCCACGGTGTGGGGGCCTCAGTTGTTAACGCCCTGTCAACCGAGCTGGACGTTAAGGTTGCCCGGCAAGGCAAGCGCTACTACATGGACTTTGACCACGGCCACGTTAAGACGGCGATGAAGGTGATTGACGACCACCTTCCGGAAAACGAACACGGGACCACCGTTCACTTCAAGCCGGACCCGGCAATCTTCCGGGAAACCACGACCTACAATATCAAGACCTTGACCACCCGGCTGCGGGAACTGGCCTTCTTGAACAAGGGCCTTAAGATTACCATTGAAGATAAGCGGGAAGAAAACCCCAAGCGGAAGGAATTCCACTACGAAGGTGGGATTCGTCACTATGTTGACTTCCTAAACGAAGACAAGACGACCCTTTTTGAACCCCCAATCTACGTTGAAGGGAAGGAAAATGGGATTACGGTTGAAGTGTCTTTGCAATACACCGACTCTTACCGCAGTGAACTTTTGACCTTCACCAACAACATCCACACCTACGAAGGGGGAACCCACGAGACCGGCTTTAAGATGGCTCTGACGCGGGTGATCAACGACTACGGTCACAAGGCGGGAATCTTAAAGAGCAACGAGACCTTGTCTGGTGATGACGTCAGAGAAGGGATGACAGCAGTTGTCTCCATCAAGCACCCGGACCCGCAGTTTGAAGGTCAGACGAAGACCAAGCTGGGGAATTCTGATGCCCGGACCGCCACCGACCATGTTTTTGCGGCCACCTTTAACCGCTTCTTACTCGAACATCCCGACGAGGCCCGGCAGATCATCGAAAAGGGACAATTAGCCTCTAAGGCCCGGGTTGCCGCTAAGCGGGCCCGGGAAGTTACCCGGAAGAAGAGTGGGCTGGAGATTTCCAACCTGCCCGGGAAGCTGGCCGACAACACCAGTAAGGACCCGAACATTTCGGAACTGTTTATCGTCGAAGGGGATTCCGCCGGTGGTTCTGCTAAGCAGGGACGGTCGCGGTTGACCCAGGCAATTCTACCAATTCGGGGGAAGATTTTAAACGTTGAAAAGGCCACCCTGGACCGGGTCCTGGCCAACGACGAAATTCGGTCTCTCTTCACGGCTCTGGGAACCGGCTTTGGGGATGACTTCGACATTACCAAGGCCAACTACCACAAGCTGATCATCATGACCGATGCCGATGTCGACGGGGCCCACATTCGGACCCTGCTCTTGACCTTAATCTACCGTTTTATGCGGCCAATGATCACCCACGGCTATGTCTACATTGCCCAGCCGCCGCTATACCAAGTCCGGCAAGGGAAATTTGTTAAGTACATCGAAAGTGATGAGGAACTGCAGCAGGTCGTTAGCTCCCTGCAACCAAGCCCGAAGCCAGTCATTCAACGGTACAAGGGGCTTGGTGAAATGGACGCCGAACAGCTGTGGGAAACCACGATGGACCCTGCTAACCGGCACCTGCTCCGCGTTCAACTAGACGACGCTGAACAGGCTAACCAGATTTTCCCAATGCTGATGGGAACCAAGGTTGGTCCACGGCGGGACTTTATTGAGCAAAACGCTAAGTTTGTTGAAAACCTTGACCTCTAG
- the gyrA gene encoding DNA gyrase subunit A: MSNNRITDVKLTSQMKNSFLDYAMSVIVSRALPDVRDGLKPVQRRILYGMNELGVTPDKPYKKSARIVGDVMGKFHPHGDSSIYEGLVRMAQDFSYRYMLVDGHGNFGSVDGDSAAAMRYTEARMSKIAVEMLRDINKDTVDFQPNYDGTEKEPVVLPARFPNLLVNGASGIAVGMATNIPTHNLGEVISAIHMLMKNPDVTIPELMKVLPGPDFPTGGVVMGKAGIRKAYETGRGSIIVRAKVDIEEQKNGKQRIIVHEIPYMVNKANLISRIAELARNKEIDGITDVNDETDRDGMRIVIDVRRDASAEVILNNLYKMTLMQTTFNFNMLAIVNGAPKILSLKQILEYYLEHQESVVRRRTQFELKKAQSRVHIVEGLRIALDHIDEIINIIRQSQTSEVAKSQLMNNYGLSDRQAQAILDMRLVRLTGLEREKIEAEYKKLMAAIADYKDILAHKERINQIICDELMEIQKKFGDKRRTELQVGDITNIEDEDLIEEQDIIVTLTHNGYIKRLPVDEFKSQHRGGRGVKGMGVHNDDFIEQLISSSTHDLLLFFTNSGKVYSMKGYEVPEYGRSAQGIPIINLLNIDSKEKISAVINVSHKTNDDDKYLFFTTKYGTVKRTAVPEFKNIRSNGLKAINLHDGDELMDVAVIKDSQPMIIGTHHGYALSFNSDVVRSMGRSAAGVRGIRLRDDDYVIGAAPLNKDSNVLVISENGFGKQTPAKDYPIKGRGGLGVKTVNVTKKNGPLVGMTTVNGDEDIMLVTDQGVIIRFGIESVSQTGRAAVGVHLMKMDNGAKVATMAKVEKETDDDSDQTSDDQEEANNQVSEENPE, encoded by the coding sequence ATGTCAAATAATCGAATTACGGACGTTAAACTGACGAGCCAGATGAAGAATTCATTCCTGGACTATGCCATGAGTGTTATCGTCTCCCGGGCCCTGCCAGACGTTCGTGATGGATTGAAGCCCGTTCAGCGACGAATCTTGTACGGGATGAACGAGCTGGGGGTTACCCCGGATAAGCCTTATAAGAAGTCTGCCCGGATTGTCGGGGATGTCATGGGGAAGTTTCACCCCCACGGTGACTCCTCCATTTACGAAGGGTTGGTCCGGATGGCCCAGGACTTTAGTTACCGTTACATGCTGGTTGATGGTCACGGTAACTTCGGTTCGGTCGACGGTGATAGTGCGGCCGCCATGCGGTATACCGAAGCGCGGATGAGCAAGATCGCGGTGGAAATGCTGCGGGACATCAATAAGGACACCGTTGATTTCCAACCAAACTACGATGGGACCGAGAAGGAGCCCGTCGTCTTACCGGCCCGCTTCCCGAACCTCTTGGTCAACGGGGCTTCCGGGATTGCCGTCGGGATGGCGACCAACATCCCGACCCACAACCTCGGTGAGGTCATCAGTGCTATCCACATGCTGATGAAGAACCCGGACGTGACGATTCCAGAACTGATGAAGGTCCTCCCTGGTCCAGACTTCCCGACCGGTGGGGTTGTCATGGGCAAAGCGGGCATTCGCAAAGCTTATGAGACCGGCCGGGGCAGCATCATTGTGCGGGCCAAGGTTGATATTGAAGAGCAAAAGAACGGTAAGCAACGAATCATTGTTCACGAAATTCCGTACATGGTTAACAAGGCTAACCTGATTAGCCGGATTGCTGAACTGGCTCGAAACAAGGAAATCGACGGGATCACCGACGTTAACGATGAAACCGACCGGGACGGGATGCGGATCGTAATCGATGTCCGGCGCGACGCCAGTGCGGAGGTCATCCTAAATAACCTCTACAAGATGACCTTGATGCAGACGACCTTCAACTTCAACATGCTGGCAATTGTCAACGGGGCGCCAAAGATTCTCAGTCTGAAGCAGATTCTGGAATACTACCTGGAGCACCAGGAAAGCGTCGTTCGTCGGCGGACCCAGTTTGAGTTGAAGAAGGCTCAGAGTCGGGTCCACATTGTTGAGGGGTTACGGATTGCCCTGGACCACATCGACGAAATCATTAATATCATTCGCCAGTCCCAGACCAGTGAGGTTGCCAAGAGCCAGTTGATGAACAACTACGGCCTTTCTGACCGGCAAGCCCAGGCCATCTTAGACATGCGGCTGGTCCGGCTGACCGGCTTGGAACGGGAAAAGATTGAGGCCGAGTACAAGAAGCTGATGGCCGCCATCGCCGACTACAAGGACATCCTGGCCCACAAGGAACGGATCAATCAGATTATTTGTGATGAACTGATGGAAATCCAAAAGAAGTTTGGCGACAAGCGGCGGACCGAGTTGCAGGTTGGTGACATTACCAACATTGAAGACGAAGACCTGATTGAGGAACAAGACATCATTGTGACCCTGACCCATAACGGCTACATCAAGCGCCTGCCGGTAGACGAATTCAAGTCCCAGCACCGTGGTGGCCGGGGTGTCAAGGGGATGGGCGTTCATAACGACGACTTCATCGAGCAGCTGATTTCCAGCTCAACTCATGACCTCCTCCTCTTCTTCACCAATTCTGGAAAGGTTTACTCCATGAAGGGGTACGAGGTTCCCGAATACGGGCGCTCTGCCCAGGGGATTCCAATCATCAACCTCTTAAACATCGACAGCAAGGAAAAGATCAGTGCGGTTATCAATGTCTCCCATAAGACCAACGATGACGACAAGTACCTCTTCTTTACGACCAAGTATGGGACTGTTAAGCGGACGGCGGTGCCAGAGTTCAAGAACATCCGGAGCAACGGTCTGAAGGCCATCAACCTCCACGATGGGGATGAACTAATGGACGTTGCCGTAATTAAGGACAGTCAACCGATGATTATCGGAACCCACCACGGTTATGCCCTGAGCTTCAACTCCGATGTTGTCCGGTCAATGGGCCGGAGTGCGGCCGGTGTCCGGGGAATTCGCCTTCGTGATGACGACTACGTAATTGGCGCGGCTCCGCTGAATAAGGACTCTAATGTTTTAGTAATTAGCGAAAACGGCTTTGGAAAACAAACGCCGGCTAAGGATTACCCAATCAAGGGCCGGGGCGGTCTCGGTGTGAAGACCGTCAACGTGACGAAGAAGAATGGTCCACTGGTCGGGATGACGACCGTGAACGGGGACGAGGACATCATGCTGGTCACTGACCAGGGTGTCATCATCCGCTTCGGCATCGAGAGCGTATCACAAACCGGTCGGGCAGCTGTCGGTGTCCACTTGATGAAGATGGATAATGGCGCCAAGGTTGCCACCATGGCTAAGGTGGAGAAGGAAACTGATGACGACAGTGACCAGACTAGCGATGACCAGGAAGAAGCTAATAACCAAGTAAGTGAAGAAAATCCGGAATAA
- a CDS encoding MFS transporter, translated as MTQKLSSHQFNILIVTFVLISFMLGCNEFMVVGNLSLIAGTYHESLSQVSWLVAAFAWTYAIVTPLVALGTNHYNKYSLLVGMLLVFLVGTILSACSPTLNIFLLSQVITASVAGMIESVLSVIVYQLAKDPKQRSMAVAYIYTGFSLASVVGVPLGTIIANHWRWQDAFVMVAVVTAVATLLAFMVLPRNLPGEKGDFRDQLLLFKDYQVWWGICFVICAAATLYGYYTYIRPLIRQTLHFSANQLSLILLILGIVDIFANQASGRIAARGGFLTLRPVYIVNLVLLALFSTLMGNQWTGVLLLILLGFTVAIFGSPIQVYRHWGLTALGWNSLAYCLVATILTFALAKHNRKHH; from the coding sequence ATGACCCAGAAACTTAGTAGTCACCAATTTAACATTCTCATTGTCACGTTCGTTTTAATCTCATTCATGCTGGGCTGTAATGAGTTCATGGTTGTCGGGAACCTGTCACTGATTGCGGGCACCTACCACGAGTCTTTAAGCCAGGTTTCCTGGCTGGTGGCGGCTTTTGCCTGGACCTACGCCATTGTGACCCCACTGGTCGCCCTCGGCACCAACCACTATAACAAGTACTCCCTGTTGGTCGGGATGCTGTTAGTCTTTTTGGTGGGGACAATTCTAAGTGCCTGTTCGCCCACCCTAAATATTTTCCTGCTTTCCCAGGTTATCACCGCGTCGGTGGCGGGGATGATTGAGTCAGTTCTTTCCGTTATCGTATACCAGCTGGCTAAGGATCCTAAGCAGCGGTCAATGGCAGTCGCCTATATTTACACCGGCTTTAGCTTGGCCTCCGTGGTCGGAGTCCCGTTGGGTACCATCATTGCCAACCACTGGCGCTGGCAAGATGCCTTTGTGATGGTAGCGGTGGTCACGGCGGTCGCGACCCTGCTGGCCTTTATGGTCCTCCCCCGCAACCTGCCCGGTGAAAAGGGAGACTTTCGTGATCAGCTGCTCCTCTTTAAAGACTACCAAGTGTGGTGGGGAATCTGCTTTGTCATCTGCGCGGCGGCAACCCTCTATGGTTACTACACCTACATCCGGCCCCTAATCCGGCAAACGCTCCACTTCAGCGCCAACCAGCTCAGCCTGATCCTTCTCATCCTCGGGATTGTCGATATCTTTGCCAACCAAGCCTCGGGAAGAATCGCCGCGCGGGGTGGCTTTTTAACTCTTCGCCCGGTCTACATTGTTAACCTGGTCTTACTAGCCCTCTTTAGCACACTGATGGGCAACCAGTGGACCGGGGTCCTGCTCTTAATCCTATTGGGCTTTACCGTTGCCATCTTTGGGTCCCCAATCCAGGTGTACCGGCACTGGGGACTAACCGCCTTGGGCTGGAACTCGCTGGCCTACTGCCTGGTCGCCACCATCCTGACCTTCGCCTTGGCCAAGCATAATCGTAAGCACCATTAA
- the rpsR gene encoding 30S ribosomal protein S18, giving the protein MAQQRRGGRRRRKVDFIAANHIEYIDYKDTDLLRRFISERGKILPRRVTGTSAKNQRKLTIAIKRARIMGLLPFVAED; this is encoded by the coding sequence ATGGCACAACAACGTCGGGGCGGTCGTCGTCGTCGCAAGGTCGACTTCATCGCCGCTAACCACATTGAATACATCGATTACAAAGATACTGACTTATTACGGCGGTTCATCTCCGAACGGGGTAAGATTTTACCACGCCGGGTCACTGGTACCAGTGCTAAGAACCAACGTAAGTTAACTATCGCTATCAAGCGTGCACGGATTATGGGTCTTTTGCCATTCGTTGCTGAAGACTAA
- the dnaN gene encoding DNA polymerase III subunit beta, translated as MNFTINRPAFISQLNNVLRAISSKTTIPILTGLKMVVDNDRIILTGSNSDITIESVIDASNEDYGLTVKETGAIVLPARFFSEIVKKLPDKQVTIEITNGFQAEITSGTAKFQINGQDAENFPHLPEIESDNTITVPNDVLREVIRQTVIAVSKQESRPILAGVHFTLKDGLLTAVATDSHRLAQRKVALENVDSSMNFDIIIPGKSLDELSGMVSDVKEDIKLQVSENQVLFIFGNTHFFSRLLEGNYPETSQLIPTTADTTMEVEAGTFQASIERASLLSHESRNDVVKLTIQPGSNRVQISSDSPDIGTVEEEVATTALDGQDLEISFNPNYMKDALRSFGQATIKISFTSPLRPFTLVPTEDTENFVHLITPVRTF; from the coding sequence ATGAATTTCACAATCAACCGTCCAGCATTCATTAGTCAACTAAATAATGTTCTCCGGGCAATTTCATCTAAAACCACGATTCCAATCCTAACGGGCTTAAAGATGGTCGTTGACAATGACCGAATTATTCTTACTGGCAGTAACTCAGACATTACAATTGAAAGCGTCATTGATGCTAGTAATGAAGATTACGGTTTAACAGTTAAAGAGACCGGCGCCATTGTGTTACCTGCCCGTTTCTTCAGCGAGATTGTTAAAAAGCTGCCAGACAAACAAGTAACTATTGAAATTACAAACGGCTTCCAGGCAGAAATTACCTCCGGAACCGCTAAGTTTCAAATTAACGGCCAGGACGCCGAAAACTTCCCCCACCTGCCAGAAATTGAATCTGACAATACCATTACCGTCCCTAACGATGTTCTTCGCGAAGTGATTCGTCAAACGGTCATTGCCGTTTCTAAACAGGAAAGCCGACCGATTCTTGCCGGAGTCCACTTTACCTTAAAGGATGGTCTCCTGACGGCAGTCGCTACTGACAGTCACCGCCTAGCACAACGTAAAGTGGCCTTGGAAAATGTCGACAGCAGCATGAACTTTGACATCATTATTCCGGGGAAGAGCTTGGATGAGCTTTCGGGAATGGTTAGTGACGTTAAGGAAGATATCAAGCTGCAGGTTAGCGAAAATCAGGTTCTTTTTATCTTTGGCAACACCCACTTCTTCTCCCGCCTGCTAGAAGGCAACTACCCAGAAACTAGCCAGCTGATCCCGACGACCGCTGATACAACGATGGAAGTTGAAGCGGGTACCTTCCAGGCATCAATTGAACGTGCTTCCTTGCTGTCCCACGAAAGCCGGAACGACGTTGTTAAGTTGACCATCCAGCCGGGATCGAATCGTGTCCAGATTAGTAGTGATTCCCCAGATATCGGAACGGTTGAAGAAGAGGTCGCCACGACCGCTTTAGATGGTCAAGATCTTGAGATTTCCTTTAACCCGAACTACATGAAGGACGCTTTACGGTCATTTGGCCAGGCCACCATCAAGATTTCCTTCACTTCTCCACTGCGGCCATTTACCTTGGTGCCAACGGAAGATACGGAAAACTTTGTTCACCTGATTACCCCTGTGCGGACGTTCTAA
- the dnaA gene encoding chromosomal replication initiator protein DnaA — MTELDSLWEAIQNSFRQYTGQVTFDNFIAPAKPISLSQNRLEIELPTPMHRDFWNKNLTEKLKEYVQRELGRSVEPVYVLTGEKAKSPTPQNVAGSTSNIPLNPYYNFETFVVGDGNKIAHAAALNAAERPGYMNPLFIYGGVGLGKTHLMEAIGNYMLKINKNARVKYVTSEEFTNDFINSIQKRTTEQFREEYRNLDLLLIDDIQFLADKEGTQIEFFNTFNTLYDQQKQIVLTSDRMPREIPELQDRLVSRFMWGMPVEITPPDLETRIAILRSKVEEDHIDIGNDTLNYIAGQIDTNVRELEGALTKVQVYADLSNEIITPHLASRALKDFRHSTKHQITVDEIQKQVASFYNITQADIMGKKRVKQIVMPRQIAMYLTRELTDYSLPKIGKEFGGKDHTTVLHAIDKIEASAKDDSQLQKDIHKLKDQLQA; from the coding sequence TTGACTGAGCTCGATTCTCTGTGGGAAGCGATCCAAAATTCTTTTCGTCAATACACCGGTCAGGTGACTTTTGACAATTTTATTGCTCCGGCAAAACCGATTTCTCTCTCGCAAAATCGTCTAGAAATTGAACTACCGACGCCAATGCACCGGGATTTCTGGAATAAAAACCTAACGGAAAAGCTCAAGGAGTACGTCCAGCGTGAACTGGGCCGCTCTGTTGAGCCTGTTTACGTTTTAACGGGAGAAAAAGCAAAATCACCAACCCCACAAAATGTTGCGGGATCAACATCAAACATCCCATTAAATCCGTACTATAACTTTGAGACCTTCGTTGTCGGCGACGGCAACAAAATTGCCCACGCTGCCGCCCTTAACGCTGCGGAACGTCCCGGCTATATGAATCCCCTCTTCATTTACGGAGGTGTTGGTCTCGGTAAGACCCACTTAATGGAAGCCATTGGTAACTACATGCTTAAGATTAACAAAAACGCCCGTGTTAAGTACGTTACCAGCGAAGAATTTACGAATGACTTCATTAATTCAATTCAAAAAAGAACGACTGAGCAGTTCCGGGAAGAATACCGGAACCTCGATCTCCTACTAATTGACGATATCCAGTTCCTTGCTGACAAGGAAGGAACGCAGATTGAATTTTTCAATACCTTCAATACCCTTTACGACCAGCAAAAGCAAATCGTTTTAACTAGTGACCGGATGCCACGAGAGATCCCTGAACTGCAAGACCGGCTGGTTTCTCGCTTTATGTGGGGGATGCCCGTTGAAATTACGCCACCCGACTTGGAAACCCGGATTGCCATTCTGCGGAGTAAGGTTGAAGAGGACCACATCGACATTGGCAATGACACTTTGAACTACATTGCGGGCCAGATTGATACAAATGTCCGGGAACTTGAAGGGGCCTTGACCAAGGTCCAGGTCTATGCCGACCTTAGTAATGAGATTATCACCCCCCACCTTGCATCCCGGGCGCTCAAGGACTTCCGCCACTCAACCAAGCACCAGATTACGGTCGACGAGATTCAAAAACAGGTGGCCTCCTTCTATAACATTACCCAAGCTGACATTATGGGTAAGAAGCGGGTCAAGCAAATCGTAATGCCCCGGCAGATTGCAATGTACTTGACGCGTGAGCTGACGGACTACTCCCTACCTAAGATTGGTAAGGAATTCGGCGGTAAGGATCACACGACCGTTCTTCACGCAATTGATAAAATTGAAGCATCCGCCAAGGACGACTCCCAACTCCAAAAGGATATTCATAAGCTCAAAGACCAGCTCCAAGCTTAG
- the yaaA gene encoding S4 domain-containing protein YaaA, which translates to MEAKKVVIDRPYITLGQVLKEEGVIPTGGAAKWYLKENTILVNNKADDRRGRKLYPDDLVTLPDGHQLQIESK; encoded by the coding sequence TTGGAAGCTAAAAAAGTTGTAATCGACCGCCCTTACATCACCTTGGGCCAGGTCCTTAAAGAAGAGGGCGTGATTCCCACTGGTGGTGCTGCTAAGTGGTACTTAAAAGAAAACACGATTTTAGTTAATAACAAAGCTGATGATCGGCGGGGCCGGAAGTTGTATCCTGACGACCTGGTTACCCTTCCCGACGGCCACCAGCTCCAGATTGAAAGTAAGTAG
- the ssb gene encoding single-stranded DNA-binding protein: protein MINRAVLTGRLTRDPELRYTTSGTAVVSFTLAVDRQFRNQNGERDADFINCVIWRKSAENFSNFTHKGSLVGIEGRIQTRNYENQQGNRVYVTEVVVDNFALLESRKNSGMNQQGGQQPFSNGNNQPFGGQPQQFGGNQPQTNNAPQGNPSPDNGGFGGNSNAPTSNAPFSPDSNNDGEQKIDVSDDELPF, encoded by the coding sequence ATGATTAATCGTGCAGTCTTAACTGGGCGTTTAACGCGAGATCCTGAGTTGCGGTACACTACAAGCGGGACGGCAGTGGTATCCTTTACCCTCGCCGTTGATCGTCAGTTCCGGAACCAAAATGGGGAACGGGATGCTGACTTCATTAATTGCGTCATCTGGCGTAAGTCCGCGGAAAACTTTAGCAACTTCACACACAAGGGTTCACTTGTTGGTATCGAGGGCCGGATTCAAACCCGGAACTACGAGAACCAACAGGGTAACCGTGTCTACGTTACTGAAGTAGTGGTTGATAACTTCGCATTGCTTGAGTCCCGGAAGAATAGTGGGATGAATCAGCAGGGTGGCCAGCAACCATTTAGTAATGGCAACAATCAACCGTTTGGTGGTCAACCCCAGCAATTCGGTGGTAATCAACCGCAAACTAATAATGCTCCTCAAGGGAACCCATCACCTGACAATGGTGGCTTTGGTGGCAACAGCAATGCCCCAACCAGCAACGCGCCATTCTCACCCGACAGTAACAATGACGGGGAACAAAAGATTGACGTTTCTGATGATGAGTTACCATTCTAA
- the rpsF gene encoding 30S ribosomal protein S6, giving the protein METRKYEITYIIRPDIEESAKSELVDRFDKVLTDNGATIAESKDWDTRRFAYPINKYTEGTYHVITLTTDSDEALNEFDRLSKFSDDILRHMIVKLDA; this is encoded by the coding sequence ATGGAAACACGTAAATATGAAATTACTTACATCATTCGTCCTGACATCGAAGAATCAGCTAAGAGTGAACTGGTTGACCGGTTTGACAAGGTGCTGACGGACAATGGTGCAACCATCGCTGAATCAAAGGACTGGGATACTCGTCGCTTTGCTTACCCAATCAACAAGTACACTGAAGGTACTTACCACGTAATTACCTTGACTACTGATTCTGACGAAGCATTGAACGAATTTGACCGTCTTTCAAAGTTCAGTGACGATATCCTACGTCACATGATCGTTAAGCTTGATGCTTAA